CGCCCACCGAAGAGCGCGCGTGCTTTCCCGCTTCCCCGAAGACCTGCACGAAGAGGTCGGAAGCGCCGTTCACGACGTCGGGGATCGCCGAAAATCCGGGCGCGGCCTGCACAAAGCCCGTGACCTTCACGATTCTCCGCACGCTGGGAAATCCGAGCGAAGCGCCGATGATGCTGAGCGCGCTGAGCGCGCACGCGCGGGCCGCGGCCTTTCCCTGCTCGAGCGTCAGATCACTGCCCACCCGGCCCGC
The sequence above is a segment of the Verrucomicrobiia bacterium genome. Coding sequences within it:
- a CDS encoding RidA family protein is translated as AGRVGSDLTLEQGKAAARACALSALSIIGASLGFPSVRRIVKVTGFVQAAPGFSAIPDVVNGASDLFVQVFGEAGKHARSSVGVAELPMHAAVELELVVQVVL